In Miscanthus floridulus cultivar M001 chromosome 8, ASM1932011v1, whole genome shotgun sequence, the sequence TTCTGAACAAGCTCTGATTGGTTGGTTTGTAGCTGTAGCTGATCATGTATAGATGGTTCTGGGATCATGTCACAGATTTGTGATACGAGGCCGATTAGGACCTCCAGGTGTTTTCCCTCCTCAAACATTATATTTTCCATCACCTGCTTGAACGGTGGTGTGATAACAGTATTAGGCAATCATGACTATTTCAAGATTCATTAAATGGCAAAAGGAAAAAAACGAAACCAAATACTATATGGCAaacactataatttttatatgagcATTCATGTTTTTAAGCTTTTTTTAACCTACTAAACTCCAGTCATAAGTTCTACTATATACCATAtgcttcaaatttcaaaccaGTAACTTTAATGATACAAATAGTGAACATTCCAAAATTATTTATCTTAGTAGCAATAGAGAGACTCACCATTGGGAAGGCAGATGACAGGTGATTGCCTACATCTTGATGGCGCAGTTCATCTTTGGCATGCGCACAGATATTCTGGAGTAGACTTGTCGCAACATATCTGTACTCATCTTCACACAACATGTTCTTAAGATCCTTGATAAGTTCATATCGTGTTTCCTCCAAGATAACCAAGCAATTTGCAGGGCTCTCTATTGTAAGGTTTGCAAGTGCTTCTCCTGCGGCCATTCGCAGGGACTGATCATCGTAAGTATTGCTTGCTCCATCCTTCCCAATAAATGCATGCATGAGTTTGCTAATAGTCACCTTGCAGCTCCCAATCTCTTTCCTTGCATCCTCATCCAAGGCCAGCTTGGTTAAGATATCAATCACCAGTTTCATTATCTCAGGGCTACTGCGGCTGTCCTCCAAGACACTTTCAAGGTTGTTCAGTAAAAAGAAGTTGTTGTACAGCTGTTGCCGAAGTTCCACCCCTATGTTTTCCCCGGTGCTTGCAAGCCTCCTCACAAAATTCAGGGATGCACATATCACCGCTCGCTGCTGCTCATCGTTGCTACTTTCGCCGTCGGTTGTGTAGCTTATGAGGCCTATAATCTTGGAAATGAGGTACGTGGCTCTGGCAATTTCTGCACAATTGTCGGGATCATGAGCAAGCTTCTCTAGAATTGCCATGCCCAGTATGGGGAGTGAGTCCTGATGAGTCAAGGGCAGCTCCTCCAGAATAGAACACTTGTCTTTCATCCTCTGCCAATAGCGGCGTACCCAATAGCAGCCTCCTTGCTTATTATGCCCACCCAGTTGTCCATCTGTATGTTGTCTACCTGCATTTCCTCCACTGCAAGAAGCTGTTTGTGCTGAagcttcttgatctgctgggAGGTCATTACCGGCATCAAGGAGCGAAGACACCATCTTCAGCATACCCGGGATCTCTGTAACTGTAAGTCTATCAGCAATGTTGGCGATGACCCTAGCGGCAGTAAGCCTGGTATCACGGTGTCTGACATCTTCCCAGCCAAGCATGCAAATCAATGCGGACAATGTCTTATTGGACCTGATGATTTTTGTCCTCAGCTGTTGACTGGATTTGGTTTCCTTGTTTTCGTGTAGGAGGCTGCCAAGAATAAGAACACCAGCTAGCTGTATCCTCTCACTTGTCTTGGAGCTTAGGGACTCCTTGGCGAAGCGGGCGACGCTCACCGTCTTCCTTGTCGAAAACAAGCCAATTTCCATGCATGTCATGTAGGCAGACTCGTAGTACAGATCAATGGCTTTTGCTCCCTGCTGACCTCTGAGTTTTAACTGACGGACAAGCATTCTACgtgggaagaaggagaagagcccAAGAATGCTTGCCGTGATGTAGAATGAACCTTGGCATATTGCCAGCACGTAGAAGACTTCAATTGCCGGCATCATGTTTGGGCTAGGACTGTCCTCATTCGGATAATCAGAATGCAGGCTTTGGATCCGCAAAGATGAGAGCAAGACCTGAATGACAGCGGCTGGGATAAGGAAGTTCTCAATCAGCAGCACAGCTACCAATAGGATGAATGATAAGCCGGCAGCCAGGTATGCGAATAGGCGGGCACCCAAAAGATCACTTAAAACAAGAATTGGGACTTCTACTGTCAGATAGCAAAGGAACAATATGTGCAGGATCACATCGATCCAGCACCCAACTGACAGACTACTAGGAGTATCTGTGTTTTGTGGCGGAGACTGTAGGCTGCCAAGTGACAGTACTGCTGTTGTGAATGATATGATGAAACTATTTGGGTCCACTACATGACCGCGAATTGTAAGTGCAGGTGGCCATATGACCAGAAACGAACCAAAAGCCAAGATTAAGGCTGAAATCACTTTTGCAAGAGACAGCAGACAGCGGCCCCAAGGAGTATTTGTCAAGTTGGCAACTATTTGGGGCCTAGAAATAAGCAGCAACACTGCCACCACCATTGTTAGTATCTCTGCTGACGCGGAGGCAAGATTAAATGCCGTCGTGTCATAAAAACTGTAACGATGGTGATCTGCCTTTCCTTTAATAAATGGAGCAACCTGGAATTGATCCATGAGACGTCTCGTTGGCCCAATAAAGCAGAGAGCATAAGCAATAAGGAAGCCAACCACGACAGCCCACAACAGCAATCGCCGACGCCGTCTGGACTGGCTCGTCAGCTGAGAAGCACCTCGTAGCTTCATCTTGCTCATAAGAATTAGTAACGCCGCCTGGAGAGTGCCCATGCACATAGGTGCAACAACCGGCACCCATGTAACAAGGTCTATCAGCATGCCCATAAACAGCACCACCTCGTTCCCTTCCTGCGGCCGCCCTAACATGCGAGCGAAAGACACATTAATCCATCTGAGTGCCTTCGTTGTGCCGAACAGCGATAGGTTATCCGATTTGTAGTCACGACTAAAAATCCTGATAAGGGAGGGACAAAGATTCAGAAGaaagcacaaagacacatgaaaATTAAATATCTCAATAGTACGGAGGTCCTTGCCCGTGTGCCAGCTCTTAACTACTTCCTCCGTCGCATAAGTCAAGAGTCAAACTACTCCCCCCGTGCCATGTTAGACTACGCCTTATAAACTGAACTTGAGGGTACCACAGTTTTACTATTGTCCAGGCTGGTTTTCAAGGCAATATGGAAGCAAGGCAGGGCATGCGATCATCTGTATCAGTTCTAAAAGCCGACCTGGAGGACGTTCTCAAACATCACAATGCAATTCCCGCATGTGTGCAGTTTTCAAGCTTCGGCAAGACATCATGTGTTATTTGCGCACGTCAGGTTTGTAGGCTTTGAACCCAAAACCCACTTACCCACACATTTTCAGCCTATTCGTTTGGTTGTATTTGACTTAtaaaccatggcttatcagcaaacgaacaatatttttttctcacaccaaaccagcaacagtactttcagccatggcttatcggCCAAGCGagccatggcttataaggcaAACtagtccaaacgaacagggcgtttatgccttgttcgcttggctgataaggtatggctgaaagtactgttggctgatttgttgtgagagaaaaatactgttcgttgactgaaaaagtacggcttataagccaagcgaacaagaCATTTGTTAAGTATAGAGTTCTGATAATAAGAGGGCTAATTCCTGAGTTAGTATAGGGAGGCCTCACTGACCTGCAGTATGCTGATGAGTAGATGACACAATCTTGTTTGTCGATTATAATGAGAAGAGTATAATTAATTTAAAATTCCTGCAGTACGCTGATGAGTAGTATATGACACAATCTTGTTTGTCCATTACAATGAGCAGAGTAAAATTAATTTAAAATTCCTGCTGTTCAGTTATGGAGAAATGTCTGGAATGTGGATCTACTATGGAAAGAGTAAGGTGATTACAGTTGGAATCATGGAGATGAAAATGATAGAATTGCAAAGGTCTTTACCTGCAGGGggtgtggggtggggtggggttggggggggggggggggggggggggggggttccccATTAAATACCTCGGCCTACCCATGAGTGACAGAAAATTAACCCAAAAAAATGAGTTGGGTGAACGTAAAATAGAAAAAAACAGGATACCTACAAATGTGTTCATTTGTGTTCTGGCGGAAGATCTATTTGGGGGGGTTCCCCATTAAATACCTCGGCCTACCCATGAGTGACAGAAAATTAACCCAAAAAAATGAGTTGGGTGAACGTAAAATAGAAAAAAACTGGATACCTACAAATGTGTTCATTTGTGTTCTGGCGGAAGATCTATTTTTATCAACACAAGTCTAACCAACATTCCAGTGTACACAATGGGCTTCTCTGGTTGCATGAGGGTTAAAGGTTGGACTCAGCTGGAAGAAGGTTCTTTGAGAAGGAGTGGGTGACAACAAGAAATATGATATGGTAATGTGGGAGGCTTTAGCTAAACCCAAGGAGTTTGGAGGTTTGGGCTTTA encodes:
- the LOC136478522 gene encoding uncharacterized protein — translated: MLGRPQEGNEVVLFMGMLIDLVTWVPVVAPMCMGTLQAALLILMSKMKLRGASQLTSQSRRRRRLLLWAVVVGFLIAYALCFIGPTRRLMDQFQVAPFIKGKADHHRYSFYDTTAFNLASASAEILTMVVAVLLLISRPQIVANLTNTPWGRCLLSLAKVISALILAFGSFLVIWPPALTIRGHVVDPNSFIISFTTAVLSLGSLQSPPQNTDTPSSLSVGCWIDVILHILFLCYLTVEVPILVLSDLLGARLFAYLAAGLSFILLVAVLLIENFLIPAAVIQVLLSSLRIQSLHSDYPNEDSPSPNMMPAIEVFYVLAICQGSFYITASILGLFSFFPRRMLVRQLKLRGQQGAKAIDLYYESAYMTCMEIGLFSTRKTVSVARFAKESLSSKTSERIQLAGVLILGSLLHENKETKSSQQLRTKIIRSNKTLSALICMLGWEDVRHRDTRLTAARVIANIADRLTVTEIPGMLKMVSSLLDAGNDLPADQEASAQTASCSGGNAGRQHTDGQLGGHNKQGGCYWVRRYWQRMKDKCSILEELPLTHQDSLPILGMAILEKLAHDPDNCAEIARATYLISKIIGLISYTTDGESSNDEQQRAVICASLNFVRRLASTGENIGVELRQQLYNNFFLLNNLESVLEDSRSSPEIMKLVIDILTKLALDEDARKEIGSCKVTISKLMHAFIGKDGASNTYDDQSLRMAAGEALANLTIESPANCLVILEETRYELIKDLKNMLCEDEYRYVATSLLQNICAHAKDELRHQDVGNHLSSAFPMQVMENIMFEEGKHLEVLIGLVSQICDMIPEPSIHDQLQLQTNQSELVQKLVGALNSNRKPNPEYPRMRRVIVEMVISIVKLCPRYATILREGRMMEALTKIEMTPSKVEKYRVFYGNIGIVLESGPSLTALVATAKRLIHSATPPLNLATMPD